From Deltaproteobacteria bacterium, the proteins below share one genomic window:
- a CDS encoding MFS transporter, with the protein MDRLKRISNFLGLKRSTVGMLGMVILVGMGERMAERFLPIYLMALGGGALSIGFLNGLDNLLSALYSFPGGYLSDRLGTKRALLVFNLMAMLGFLVVILIPAWQAVLVGAVFFLSWTAISLPATMDIVAKVLPMNKRTMGVSMHSLVRRIPMGLGPILGGLCIGVWGERNGVRLAFVAAFILAFVAAVLQQLLIEEQSPKKASSEQATAPEKNPLRLFRLMSPSLKRLLVSDILIRFCEQIPYAFVVVWSMKTIAAPVTALKFGILTSIEMATAMLIYIPVAYLADRSAKKPFVIITFVFFTLFPLFLLFCQSFTWLVLAFILRGLKEFGEPTRKALIMDLAPEDRKASMFGLYYLLRDVIVSVAAFGGAFLWMIAPGVNFLVAFSCGLLGTMAFALWGSDLSKDRLT; encoded by the coding sequence ATGGATCGCCTTAAACGCATTTCAAACTTCCTCGGTCTTAAAAGAAGTACGGTCGGCATGCTGGGCATGGTTATCCTGGTCGGCATGGGCGAACGGATGGCCGAACGGTTTTTACCGATTTATCTCATGGCCCTTGGCGGCGGTGCTTTATCAATCGGGTTCCTGAACGGTCTTGATAATCTTCTCTCGGCCCTGTATTCCTTCCCCGGGGGTTATCTTTCCGACCGGTTGGGCACCAAACGCGCCCTGCTTGTTTTTAATCTCATGGCCATGCTTGGATTTCTGGTGGTCATTCTGATCCCGGCCTGGCAGGCGGTCCTGGTGGGGGCTGTCTTTTTCCTGTCATGGACCGCGATCTCCCTGCCAGCGACCATGGACATTGTGGCCAAGGTGCTCCCCATGAACAAGCGTACCATGGGGGTTTCAATGCATTCCCTTGTAAGGCGTATCCCCATGGGGCTTGGACCGATTTTAGGCGGCCTCTGCATCGGTGTCTGGGGAGAACGGAATGGAGTGCGGCTGGCCTTTGTAGCCGCCTTTATACTTGCCTTTGTGGCAGCAGTATTACAGCAGCTGCTCATTGAAGAGCAAAGTCCGAAAAAAGCAAGCAGCGAACAAGCAACAGCACCGGAAAAGAATCCGCTGCGGCTGTTCCGTCTGATGAGTCCATCGCTCAAACGGTTGCTGGTTTCCGATATTCTGATCCGATTTTGTGAACAGATTCCCTATGCCTTTGTTGTGGTATGGAGCATGAAGACGATTGCAGCCCCGGTTACAGCTCTTAAGTTTGGTATCTTAACGAGCATTGAAATGGCCACCGCCATGCTCATCTACATTCCGGTGGCTTATCTTGCTGATCGAAGCGCCAAGAAGCCATTCGTGATCATAACATTTGTTTTTTTCACCTTGTTTCCTCTTTTTCTTCTATTCTGCCAGTCTTTCACCTGGCTGGTGCTGGCCTTCATCCTGAGGGGACTCAAGGAGTTTGGAGAACCAACCCGCAAGGCGCTGATTATGGACCTGGCGCCGGAAGACCGCAAGGCATCCATGTTCGGCCTTTACTACCTCTTGCGCGACGTGATCGTCTCTGTGGCAGCCTTTGGCGGGGCTTTCCTCTGGATGATAGCTCCAGGCGTCAACTTCCTGGTGGCATTTTCCTGCGGTCTTTTGGGGACCATGGCCTTTGCGCTCTGGGGGAGCGACCTCTCAAAGGATCGCTTGACATAA
- a CDS encoding chromate resistance protein, translating to MKWITRSHVHVDRVACPWLIKRFVDSEAKFLFVPTSRIQDVAEQEGAIPFDAPDVELTHHDGGCSFDAIIKKYNLRDKALLVLGEIVNAADTNRMDTVPVAAGLEAIAVGYSLRFPNDAENLEHQFEVYDALYAWCRLKVAFEAR from the coding sequence ATGAAATGGATAACACGATCCCATGTTCATGTAGATCGAGTGGCATGTCCTTGGCTCATTAAACGCTTCGTAGATTCTGAAGCGAAATTTCTGTTCGTTCCAACGAGTCGAATCCAGGATGTGGCCGAGCAGGAAGGCGCCATACCTTTTGACGCGCCGGATGTCGAACTTACCCATCATGATGGTGGTTGCTCGTTTGACGCCATTATCAAAAAGTACAACCTCAGGGATAAAGCGTTGTTGGTCCTGGGTGAAATAGTCAATGCCGCGGATACGAACAGGATGGATACTGTTCCTGTGGCCGCGGGCCTGGAAGCCATTGCTGTGGGTTACAGCCTCCGTTTTCCGAACGATGCGGAAAATCTAGAACATCAGTTTGAGGTCTATGACGCGCTTTATGCCTGGTGCCGTCTCAAGGTCGCCTTCGAAGCGAGGTAG